From Rhizobium sp. Pop5:
CTTGATGATCTCGTCGTCGCGATCAAGCCCGAGGGAGACGGCCTCGCGGAACAGGATCTCTTCGGTGACCTTCTGGTCCATCAGACTGCGCAACTCATCCGGCGTCGGCGCAGGCCGGCCCTGCGCCAGCCAAGTCATCGCAAGCTGACGGACGTCATCCTTCGTAAGACTGATTTTCTGCAGATCGACGACTTCCTTGGGTGTCGGGGTGAACAGGCGGTAGCCACCGAACACGACCAGGCCGATGACGACGAAGTGCAGCAGCGGTTCGCTCAGAAGCCGCTGCCAATTCTTTTTCGGGACGTCGGACAGAATCTTCATAACACTCCTATTGCCGTTGATCGGCGGAAGGACCTAAAGCTGCCTGAGCAGTGGTCAGCGGACTGCGTTTGAGATAGCTGAGTATCGCGAACTGCTCTGCGGGATCGCGGACCGCCTTCGATCTGATGATATCGACATAATCCGCGGTCGCATCCCAGGCCTCCCAATCCGCCAGTTCCATGGCGACGAATCCTGCCATCGGCTTGCGGGCCTTGATGAAGTAGCGATAGGCCTCGATCACCCGCCGGCGGGGAATGCTACCATCGGCTCCGCCATGGACGCTTAGTGCGAGAAGAGCCGCCTGGATTTCCGGCAAGGTCCGCTGGCGATCCGCGAAGAAGGTCGTCTCCAGCCAGTCGACGCGGCCTGCGCCACGCAATTCCAGATCCGCCGCCAGCAAGGCCGAAAGGTTGGTCGCGTCCCGTGTCGTCAACGCCGTGTCGATTTGCTGTTCAAGCGCGACGGCCGTGTCGGGGCCGCCTGCGATCCCCAGCAGCAACGTGTAGGCCGGACGTCGGGAGGCCAATGTCGGATCGTTCGTCCATGCCACGAGTTTGGCAGGCTCGAGCTGCGACTTGAGCAGCCGTGTGACGCCGTAGGGCGCGCGCGACAGCTCGCCATAAGCGATTTCCGCCACCAAAGGTTCAGGGCTTTGAAGTTGCGGCGCGATGACGACAATCCGTTCGCCCCATTCGGCGTCGGTCAGATATGAGGAAGTGAGGGTCAGTTGCGGCCAAATTCTTGTCGGCGTCTCTGCGCTCTGCTTCGTCTGCGCGAGTTGTCGTAGCCACCCGGCAAAGTCGATCGGCATTGCACCCAAACTTGTCCATTTCTCCGAAACCGTGTCGTGGAGGAGAAGCAAGGGCTTCTCGTCGAGTTTCGCCGCCTCTCCGTCGCCGACAGTCAGACCGTCCACGGATATCACAGCCTCGGCGACTGGGGTCGACAGTCCGGGCTGCACGACGACGTCGCCGACAGCGCCGTTCCCCTTGACGATTTCCATGACACGGAACTGTCCTTGCCCATCCACGGGAGCGGCTAACACCGCCTGATCTGCGGCGTCGAGCTTCTGGCCGGGCGTGACCGCCAGCCCCCGGAAGCAGATGGCACAGGCCTGCGCATCCCCGGCGAACGCCAGGATCACACTTACGATGCTCAAAAGCAGGCGGACGGATGCTTTTGTGACCATGGGATTCTCCATTACCTCCAGCCAACCGTCCAACCGCAGCCGACTGCGGTCGGCCGCGGTCAACGAAGGTTTCCGCTCAGAAAGGCGCTTTCTGCTGCTGCACAGGATCGAGCATCTGCGGCGTCGGAACGACTTCGTAGTTCGCGAAGCCGAACTCGTTGCTACGCGCCGCGTAGTACTTGTCGCCGAGCTTGTAGACGGTTGCCTCGTACGGGGCGTTGTTGAGGGTGGTGACGATCGCACCATCCTTGATGGCGTAGGCGGTGCCCTGCCCCGTCAGGCCTCCATGCAACACGTCCCCGATCTCGCTGGGCTTCGGGATCGAGCCGTTGACGTTGTTGACGAGCCGCTGGCCAGACGTGGTCCAGGCGATGTTGAAGACTTCACCCGTGACGTTGTTGCGGACCCAGCTCGACTTGCCGACGACGAGGTCAGTGAGTGCTTTGGTATCAAGCGCCGTAGCACCTTGCTGCTTTAGATCGGCCACGGTCGTGCCCTTATCGGCGGCAGCACGCAGTTGTTGGGTCGGGGTATACCAGATTGGCGAACTCCACGCGCGTTCCTGAACGGTCGCTGCGACATTGTCGGGAGGCGCAATGCCCAGTTCCTTCGCCTGAATAGTGGTCCAGCGTGGAGTCGGGATCTCGAGGGTGCGTAGATAGTAGAAGGCATCCAGGCTCGGATCGAATTCGGGGTCCGTCCACGAGCCCTTCAGTTCGACCGCACCAATGGAATTGGTGTAACTGGCGTCGGAGATGTTCACGGTGCTGCCGATCGGCGGAACGATGCCGGTGAATTCATCGGGCGTGCGGTTTCCGGCCCAGGCGACGTCGTAGACCTTCTCAAAGCTTTGGCCGTGCTTCGACCAGCCCTTGACGATCTGGATGCGGTCGAGATTTCCGGAGGTCGGATCCTTCACCGCCCAGACGGCGAACGAAGGCGCCTTTGCCTCTCCGAGAGGCGGCAGGTCGCCGCCCATCGGCACACCGCTGGCATAGGCCGTCTTGATCCAGTCGGCTTTGGCGACATCCTGCGCGGCAGGGCTTCCGAAGAACCTCACCTTGATGTGCGGACCGCTGGTCGCGAACGTTTCCTTGCGCTGCATGGCGTCGAAGAGCGAAGCGCGGGTGTTTTCCTCGGCCCAGACACCCGTGAGACCCGCGGGATTCTCAAGCCTGACGTCGAGCCCCGCGAAAACGTAGCCCGACATTCGCTGCTTGATGTCGCCGTCGTTGCGCACGTGGCCGCCGTAGAAATTGTCCTGGCGATAGGGCACGCCCGTATTGTGCGAATCCGAACCGCCGACGAAACCCGTCTTATAGGGATTGAATCCCTTCGCCTCCGCCATCGAGAGGCCGTCCTTGAGCGCTTGGCGTATGTAGCTGCCGGGGACGCTCGGGAAGCGGCCGGCGGGATCGCCGAGGAGGTAGGTGAGGATTTCAAAGTTGGCGAACTCGTCGTTGGGAGACAGGACCGGATGGGTCTCGGACGCGCCCTTGATCTGCTTGATTTCGCTCAGGCGCTCGTTACGGTCTCGCGACGCCGCCCAGGCGGCGTCGATGGGTCGGCCCTTCTCGTCGATGTCGGTAGGAAACATTTGGCCGTCAGAAAGATTGGCATTATGCGAGATCGCCAGAAGGTCGTTGCCTGCCTTGCGCTGGCCATCCATCCAGTTCCAAAGATCCGACGGGTCGCTTGAATCAATCGAACTGTAGGGTACTTCCGGGACCTTGGCGCAGTCGCGGAAGAAGACGTTGCGGTGCATGTTGCGGTTGTTCGGCGTCGAAGTCCATTCATACGAGCAGAAGGCGGTGAACTTGCCAGGCTCGTTCGCCTGATCAGCCATGTCGTTGTTCTGTTTCCAGACGGAGCCGGCGACCTGCGGGGATATCAGTTCCTTGATCGGGTCCTTGTCGACGATCGTGCCTCCGAGCCAGAGGTAGATGCGTGTGATATCGGCCGGGTCCTTGACGATCAGCTTCTGCGCGATCGGAAGCTTGCTGATTGCAGAACCTGGCGTGTTGGCAAGGGCGACGGTTCCGACATATTCGGAATGGTCGGTGACACCCATCCAGTCGAGCGGCGTCTCGATCCTGATGTCATAGCCGAGCGGATGCTTTATCGGCTCTCCTTTGGCATACCTATAGGCATCGGCGGGCGTGGTCTTCGTGTTGCCGAAGATGTAGGCGTCGAACGACCAGCCCGTGTGCACGTGCGTTTCGCCAAAGAATGCTTGCCTTTCCTGCGCCGACGCCGACGCGGCGAAGGCGAGAATGGTGGAGCTGAAGAGGATTGCTCTCATAGGTGTCCTGCGCATCGACCTTTATCCCTGTGGCTCGTTGAACGTCGGCAGTGAACAGAGGCTTCGCCCTCGGCCGGGATCGTCTTCGAACGACCGGGAAGCGCAAGTATGTTACAGTATCTTACGGTCAGACTCCCCGATGGCATAGTATCGCGACGCAAGAGAAGTCCGCCTGCCACTAGACCATTCTCTTATGGACGACGATCAGGTTCTGCGCTAGGTTGCATTCGCAAACGGTAATATGCGTTGCATCAGCGACGACCCTCAAGAGCGGGTGAGGTGCAGGCCGTGCAGAACAAGTTGCCATCGGGGGGCGAGGATGCGCCGTCTCTGTCTCGGCCTGAGCCGGCTCCGGGTGATATCCGTTCTCAACTCGACCGCATCATCGCCAGTCCCGAATTCCCCCGTGTCGGTCGCAGCGCCGCATTCCTGACCTACGTGACGGAAGAAGCGCTTGCTGGCCGTGCAGAGCGCATCAAAGGCTACACGATCGCCGTCGAAGTCTTCAAGCGCAGCGAAGCTTTCAAACAGGACGATCCGGTCGTTCGGATAGAGGCCGGACGTCTCCGGCGTGTGCTAGAACGCTACTATCTGATAGCGGGGCAGCACGATCCCGTAAGGATCGACATCCCGAAAGGTGGTTACGCGCCCTCCTTCGTCTGGAATGAAACGGCGGACGACGCCGTCGCCCACGATGTCGATACACACATCCCTCGACGGTCGAGCTTCGGGCTGCGGCGCCTGATGCCGCTCAGTTTTGGAGTTGGCGTCACGCTCGGCGTCGGCGTTGTCGCGATCGGCCTGTTCGCTCACCTGCTTCCAGGCCGGCCGAAAGTGTCGGCATTTCAGGAAGGCCCCACGCTCATCGTCGCTCCGTTTGCCGATCTCGGTGACGGGCCACAATCGGAACTCTACTCGGTCGGCCTGACCGAAGAATTGCTGACAGTGCTTCCTCGCTTCAAGGAGGTGCACGTGTTCGGACGGGAGACATCCAGATCGCTGCCGCCGGGCGTTCCTGCCTCGCAGGTGCGAGGGAAACTTGGTGCCCGGTTTCTGCTCGCGGGCGGCGTGCGTGTTTCAGGCAATCGCGTGCGGGTGACAGCACGCCTGGTCGAGACCGAGACCGACAAGATCCTCTGGTCCGCTACCTACGACGATGACACTCACATCCGCGACTTGTTCAGCATTCAGTCCGACGTGGCGAACAAGGTTGCGACTGCAGTCGCGCAACCCTATGGAATCATGGCCCAGGCGGATGCCGTCAATCCGCCTCCTGACGATGTTGGAGTGTACACCTGCACGCTGGGCTTCTACGCCTATCGTGCGCGGTTGACGGTAGACCAGCATGCGAACGTACGGAACTGTCTCGAGCACGCTGTGGAGCGATATCCGTCCTTCTCAACTGCATGGGCAATGCTCTCGATCATCTATCTCGACGAGGAACGGTTTCGGTTCAATACAAGGTCCGGCACGCCGGCGGCGGTCGAGCGCAGCCTAAGCGCCGCTCGGCGCGCAGTTCAACTGGACGCGGGCAACACGCGTGCGCTACAGGCTCTGATGACCGCGCTGTTCTTCAACCAGCAGGTCGCCGAGGCGTTGAAGGTCGGCGAACAGGCGTTGGAAACCAATCCAAACGATACTGAACTTCTGGGCGAGTTCGGCACGCGTGTAGCCCAGAGCGGGCAGTGGGAGCGAGGGGCAGCTCTACTGGATCGCGCGATCGAGCTCAATCCGGCTGCCGGGGGCTACTATCACGGAATGCGCGGCTTTGCAGCGTACATGCTTCATGACAAAAGGACGGCGCTCATCGAGATCAGTCGGGCGGACCTGCAGAAGTTCCCGCTGTATCATGCGGTTGCGGCGGTCATCTACGTGGACGCGGACATGATGGACGACGCGAGGCGCGAGGCTAGACGGTTCAACGAAATGCGTCCTGATTTCATTCCGAACATCGTCGCCGAGCTGAAATCGCGCAACTTCCAGCCCGCGGACCGGGCGAGATTGATCGCAGACATCAGGAAGGCCGGTCTGCCTGCGGTGGATGAAGTCGAGGCGTCGATGGTCTTGCCGAGAAAAGGGCCGCCGGTTTCCGTGCCCTAGACTGTGATCCCAAAGATCGCCGTCGCAGCACAGAACATACCAGAAGTTACGGGCGTTCCGTGCCTTCGGGAGATAGTTTTCTTGCCCGGAGCGGTTTTTTGGCTTCGGATGTGCTGGGGTTCAATTGAGGGCGATCGGTGGGCAGCATTGATGATGGGGTGGAGTCGGCTCCGAAGAGCTGGTTTCGTTGGTTCGTCGTAGGTGTCGTGTTGGTGCTGCTTCAAGGATGTGGTGGGCATCCGAAGAACGTGCTCACCCCGGTGACCGACACGTCTCCGCAGTCGCCGAAGGTGGACATGCTGATCGCCACGACCCGCACCCGTTCGACTGTGCCGGGTGAAATGTTCAATGGCGAACGCTCGCGAACCCCCGCCTTCGCCGACATGACGATATCCATTCCACCGAGCAAGGTGCGCAAGGAAGGACAAGTCGCCTGGCCGAAGAGATTGCCGCCCAATCCGGCGACCGATTTCGCCACCGTCAAGGCCGACGACCTCGATGTCGGAGAAGCCAAGAAATGGCTGAGCGCAAGCGTCCGGAAGACGCCGGACGGCAGCGTGCTCGTCTTTATTCACGGCTTCAACAATCGGTTCGAGGATGCGGTCTACCGCTTCGCCCAAATCGTCCACGATTCCGGCGTCCATAGCGCGCCCGTCCTGGTGACGTGGCCGTCGCGCGGCAGCCTGCTGGCCTACGGCTACGACCGTGAGAGCACCAACTACACACGCAACGCGCTGGAGACGCTCTTCCAATATCTCGCGAAAGATCCCGAGGTGAAGGAGGTGTCGATCCTTGCCCATTCGATGGGCAACTGGCTGGCGCTGGAATCCTTGCGTCAAATGGCGATCAGGAACGGACGTCTGCCCGCGAAGTTCAAGAACGTGATGCTCGCGGCACCCGACGTCGATGTCGATGTCTTCAGCCAGCAGATCGTCGACATGGGCAAGCAGCACCCACAGTTCACGCTCTTCGTTTCGCGTGACGACAAAGCACTGGCATTTTCGCGCCGTGTCTGGGGCGACGTCTCCAGGCTTGGTGCCATCGACCCGGAGCAGGCGCCCTACAAGAAGGAACTGGAAGACAACAAGATCATGGTCATCGATCTGACCAAGATCAAATCCGGCGACAGCATGAACCACGGCAAGTTTGCGGAGTCGCCGCAGATCGTCCAG
This genomic window contains:
- a CDS encoding DUF3604 domain-containing protein: MRRTPMRAILFSSTILAFAASASAQERQAFFGETHVHTGWSFDAYIFGNTKTTPADAYRYAKGEPIKHPLGYDIRIETPLDWMGVTDHSEYVGTVALANTPGSAISKLPIAQKLIVKDPADITRIYLWLGGTIVDKDPIKELISPQVAGSVWKQNNDMADQANEPGKFTAFCSYEWTSTPNNRNMHRNVFFRDCAKVPEVPYSSIDSSDPSDLWNWMDGQRKAGNDLLAISHNANLSDGQMFPTDIDEKGRPIDAAWAASRDRNERLSEIKQIKGASETHPVLSPNDEFANFEILTYLLGDPAGRFPSVPGSYIRQALKDGLSMAEAKGFNPYKTGFVGGSDSHNTGVPYRQDNFYGGHVRNDGDIKQRMSGYVFAGLDVRLENPAGLTGVWAEENTRASLFDAMQRKETFATSGPHIKVRFFGSPAAQDVAKADWIKTAYASGVPMGGDLPPLGEAKAPSFAVWAVKDPTSGNLDRIQIVKGWSKHGQSFEKVYDVAWAGNRTPDEFTGIVPPIGSTVNISDASYTNSIGAVELKGSWTDPEFDPSLDAFYYLRTLEIPTPRWTTIQAKELGIAPPDNVAATVQERAWSSPIWYTPTQQLRAAADKGTTVADLKQQGATALDTKALTDLVVGKSSWVRNNVTGEVFNIAWTTSGQRLVNNVNGSIPKPSEIGDVLHGGLTGQGTAYAIKDGAIVTTLNNAPYEATVYKLGDKYYAARSNEFGFANYEVVPTPQMLDPVQQQKAPF
- a CDS encoding alpha/beta hydrolase, with translation MLLQGCGGHPKNVLTPVTDTSPQSPKVDMLIATTRTRSTVPGEMFNGERSRTPAFADMTISIPPSKVRKEGQVAWPKRLPPNPATDFATVKADDLDVGEAKKWLSASVRKTPDGSVLVFIHGFNNRFEDAVYRFAQIVHDSGVHSAPVLVTWPSRGSLLAYGYDRESTNYTRNALETLFQYLAKDPEVKEVSILAHSMGNWLALESLRQMAIRNGRLPAKFKNVMLAAPDVDVDVFSQQIVDMGKQHPQFTLFVSRDDKALAFSRRVWGDVSRLGAIDPEQAPYKKELEDNKIMVIDLTKIKSGDSMNHGKFAESPQIVQLIGQRISEGQTLTDSHVGLGDQILVATTGAATAAGNVAGLVLAAPVAVVDQDTRDNYATQVGSLAGANTTRSAASGSCDGTRPTPNCKR
- a CDS encoding adenylate cyclase, whose translation is MQNKLPSGGEDAPSLSRPEPAPGDIRSQLDRIIASPEFPRVGRSAAFLTYVTEEALAGRAERIKGYTIAVEVFKRSEAFKQDDPVVRIEAGRLRRVLERYYLIAGQHDPVRIDIPKGGYAPSFVWNETADDAVAHDVDTHIPRRSSFGLRRLMPLSFGVGVTLGVGVVAIGLFAHLLPGRPKVSAFQEGPTLIVAPFADLGDGPQSELYSVGLTEELLTVLPRFKEVHVFGRETSRSLPPGVPASQVRGKLGARFLLAGGVRVSGNRVRVTARLVETETDKILWSATYDDDTHIRDLFSIQSDVANKVATAVAQPYGIMAQADAVNPPPDDVGVYTCTLGFYAYRARLTVDQHANVRNCLEHAVERYPSFSTAWAMLSIIYLDEERFRFNTRSGTPAAVERSLSAARRAVQLDAGNTRALQALMTALFFNQQVAEALKVGEQALETNPNDTELLGEFGTRVAQSGQWERGAALLDRAIELNPAAGGYYHGMRGFAAYMLHDKRTALIEISRADLQKFPLYHAVAAVIYVDADMMDDARREARRFNEMRPDFIPNIVAELKSRNFQPADRARLIADIRKAGLPAVDEVEASMVLPRKGPPVSVP